The proteins below come from a single Mya arenaria isolate MELC-2E11 chromosome 8, ASM2691426v1 genomic window:
- the LOC128244937 gene encoding uncharacterized protein LOC128244937, with the protein MMASTANEQESTTKDETVEEVGGRKLPQCQPCSKNNRSTVAQLYCNDCKEFQCSACSAQHQTFALLSGHAIVDWKLKDPEEKTVNMFGFDKCLEHGNPVTIFCEDHEVFCCPTCGFSGHRLCEKAKQIKEFSVNVTEFQERLKDCNAKASLFIKSINEIGNAEIIKVNEKAETLQAELIQKISRDLTEALKEIQTLADALKSSKEEEMTKVSNIKGDLELWRNSLNAASEQGSHDQCFILCKSLKQKSSEYNEFLNNQSYDTIPISANAECHQVIETFVKGDEKLVKLLQDNVATGSEVFEEKSMTTRESFEKCSTDTVENIDDNQREQTVHLTSMAISAFTKMEKRLFSGIDFLPDGRLLVVDNKQNTCFLLDENCKVLGNKLSFFNKNSSSFDVCVYRGNRAVVTSVNYLYFLQIYPQNSIRLIQKVNALSYYFSITSFNHSMFLCSTYIDDNGPVRVVDLEGNETRFIDIGFPDIKYGLGESFSTYISIPGIIVLTDKHNNKVHLFHILTGWSKTVEDDRFQWPTTACVAPDGTVFVSCEKNNVIVRISLVGEVLQVLKISFKPKAVRISRDGKLAVAGIEGEHCKIHLYQLDYR; encoded by the coding sequence ATGATGGCTTCTACAGCAAATGAACAAGAAAGCACCACTAAAGATGAGACAGTTGAAGAAGTCGGGGGGAGAAAATTACCACAGTGCCAACCCTGCTCCAAGAATAACAGGTCAACAGTTGCACAACTTTACTGCAATGATTGTAAAGAGTTCCAGTGTTCTGCGTGTTCAGCTCAACACCAGACGTTTGCCCTCTTGTCTGGCCATGCTATTGTCGATTGGAAGCTTAAAGATCCAGAAGAAAAGACTGTCAACATGTTTggatttgataaatgtttggaaCATGGGAATCCTGTGACAATCTTTTGTGAAGATCATGAAGTGTTTTGTTGCCCGACATGCGGTTTCTCAGGACACAGACTTTGTGAGAAAGCAAAGCAGATTAAAGAGTTTTCCGTTAATGTAACTGAATTTCAGGAAAGATTAAAAGATTGTAATGCAAAGGCTTCACTATTCATAAAATCCATAAATGAAATAGGAAACGCAGAAATAATTAAAGTGAATGAAAAGGCTGAAACACTTCAAGCAGAGCTTATTCAGAAGATAAGTAGAGATTTGACAGAGGCCTTGAAAGAGATTCAAACGTTGGCAGATGCTTTGAAATCATccaaagaagaagaaatgaccaaAGTATCTAATATCAAAGGCGATCTAGAGCTGTGGAGAAACAGTTTGAATGCAGCATCCGAGCAAGGCTCGCACGATCAATgtttcattctttgtaaatCTCTAAAACAGAAATCTTCTGAATACAACGAGTTTCTTAACAATCAATCGTATGACACTATTCCTATTTCAGCAAATGCAGAATGTCATCAAGTTATAGAGACATTTGTTAAAGGTGACGAAAAACTGGTTAAACTGCTTCAAGATAATGTTGCCACTGGCTCTGaagtttttgaagaaaaaagcaTGACAACCAGAGAAAGCTTTGAGAAATGTTCAACAGACACCGTTGAAAACATAGACGACAATCAAAGAGAACAGACTGTGCATCTAACTAGCATGGCTATATCAGCTTTTACGAAAATGGAGAAAAGACTTTTTTCAGGTATAGACTTCCTGCCAGATGGTAGACTGCTCGTTGTTGATAATAAGCAAAACACATGCTTTCTGTTGGATGAAAACTGTAAGGTTCTCGGAAATAAGTTATCTTTCTTCAATAAAAACTCAAGTTCCTTTGATGTCTGTGTTTACAGGGGAAACAGAGCTGTTGTTACGTctgtaaattatttatattttctacaGATATACCCACAAAACAGTATCAGATTAATTCAGAAAGTTAACGCATTATCCTATTACTTCTCTATTACATCATTCAATCACTCAATGTTCCTCTGTAGCACTTATATCGACGACAACGGTCCAGTTCGGGTTGTTGATTTGGAAGGGAATGAGACTAGATTCATTGATATAGGATTCCCAGATATTAAGTATGGCCTAGGTGAAAGCTTTTCTACCTATATATCTATACCGGGAATAATTGTACTGACGgacaaacataacaacaaagtGCACCTTTTTCACATTCTGACTGGATGGAGCAAAACTGTGGAAGATGACCGATTTCAATGGCCAACAACGGCATGTGTGGCCCCTGATGGCACAGTGTTTGTGAGCTGTgagaaaaataatgtcattgtcCGCATTTCGCTAGTGGGAGAAGTCTTACAGGTACTCAAAATCAGTTTCAAGCCAAAGGCAGTAAGAATTTCAAGGGATGGAAAACTTGCTGTGGCTGGTATCGAAGGTGAACATTGCAAAATTCATTTGTACCAACTTGATTATCGATGA